The Acidobacteriota bacterium genomic sequence AGAATCGGGCGGTTGATTAAAATTATTGCCGACATACGATGCCTTTTTGCGGGCATCTCGTTGGTAGTTGAATTGCGAGATGAATATTTTTCTGTATGTCTAAAGCGCCACTGAAAGTTCCAGTTTATAAAACCTCACATGGGAGTGTCAACGCGACAAGCTTTTCTCTGAGATTGACAAACGCGCGACCTTTAAGCGAAAGTAATGGCGCATCCGTTAGCACAGATGCTTGAAAATCTGGAGGGTATAGCTCAGTTGGTTAGAGCGCCAGGTTGTGGCCCTGGAGGTCGTGGGTTCGAGACCCACTACTCTCCCTCATAAAAATTTGCAGCCATCCCCGCGATGGCTTTTTTTATTCTCGTCCACCGTAACTTTGCACTCTGCGAGTTCCACTTTCCGATAACCCTTCATTGCGCGGATTATAAAATGAATGGCTAATCGGCTACGCCAACCCGCAATCAAAAACCGTTTACTTAACGCGGCGTCGATATTGCCACTTCAAAATAGCGGGCATCGCCTATCCGCACTGATGTGCAAATCGCCTGCTTGATTTCCCTGAACGTATCGCCAACCGACCCGACCATTCCCTGAGACCAATGTAATGTTTATTGAAAAACCGCATTTAACGATGGGGAAAATATTTTTGCACCTGAAAATTCAAGAAGGGAGTTCACTATGTCAACACAGATCACGCAACAAATGCAGGCATCCGGTGTAGCCAAAGTTCTGGTGTTTTTGAAACCCCAGGTCAAAGGTTCTACATCGGCAATACGGTCAAGTCTCGAAAATCATTTCGTGCGTTCGGAACGCAGTCAAACCACCGCGTTGGCGGAGAGCCTTGGCGTCAAACCCTCCAGCGTTCCAACCATGCGTTACTATCCCAATTTAGGTGTCGCGTTGGGCACCGTAGACCGTGATGGTCTGGCAGCCTTGAAAGCCGATGCCGCCGTCGAAAAAGTTGGCGGCGCGCCACAGATCAGATTGATTCGTCCGGTAAAAACCGCGACCGCAAGTCTATCAATCGCGATTACCTGGGGAATCAAGGCGCTTGAAATTCCGCAACTGTGGAATCAGGGACTGACCGGCAAAGGCGTATTGGTCGGGCATCTCGATACCGGTGTCGATGGCAAACATGCGGCACTCAAAAATGCGCTTGTCGATTTTACGGAATTCGATTTACTGGGCAAAGAGGTTATGCCGAAACCCAAAGCTTATGACAGCGAAGACCACGGCACGCACACCGCCGCGACAATTGCCGGTCGCGCCGTTAGCGGAAAATCCGTCGGCGTCGCTCCCCAAGCCGATTTAGCCAGCGCCCTGGTTATCGAAGGCGGCGATGTCATAGCGCGGGTGTTGGGCGGCATGAACTGGGCAGTTGGCAAAGGCATTCGCGTGTTAAGTATGTCTTTGGGATTTCCGGGCTATTGGGATGATTTTTTGCAATTGACCAAAGTGCTCAGGGCGCGCGGCGTCTTGCCGGTGTTTGCCGTCGGCAACGAATATGCCGGAACCAGTCGTTCGCCGGGCAACTATGCGCAAGCCGTATCGGTCGGCGCGCTGGATAAACATAATCAGGTTGCCGATTTTTCATCAAGCCAGATTTTCAAGCGCAAAAAAGACCCCATCGTCCCGGATTTGGTGGCTCCCGGCGTCGATACGATTTCAGCCAAACCCGGCGGCGGTTATCAATTGATGAGCGGGACTTCGATGGCAACCCCACACATTGCGGGCTTGGCTGCTTTATTATGGCAGGCGAAACCAACTGCCACGGTCAGCCAGATTGAAAAAGCCATTTTTGCTTCCTGCACCCTGCCACAAGGGATGTCAAATTTGCGCGCCAACCGCGGCATTCCCAATGCGCCGAAAGCATTAGCCGCTTTGTAACCGAAATCGCTTAACTGATACTATTGACTCTCTATGAGTAAGAAACCGCATAAAGTGAAAACCGACCCCGAATTGATTAAACAAATTAATGCGGTCGCTGCCAGCAGCGAACCGATTCAGGCGGTTTTCACTTTGGCGCTGCCCCTCAAAAAATTGACTGACCCGCACATCGTTGAAGCGACCGCCAGACGAATTGTTGAAAAGGTAACCAAAGAAGTTGGCGTGTCTCCCGAAGACCTGAATATATTTGAAAACCTCGGTTCTTTCGTGGTCTCAGCCAGGGCTGCTTTCATTCGCGAAATGTTGAATCAATCGGAAATCTCTGCGGCAATGGCAAACCGTCAACCCAAGGGTTCGATCAAATTAAAGACCGCTTGAAGGGCAATGGCATTAAGTTAAGGAGCATTGCTTACCGGGAATGCGGACGTCCGCGCCCGCATTCTTATCTTTAAGAGGCATCGGAAAAACAAAAATTGCGCATCAGGCAGACCGGTTCCACCGTCCAATTCCATCAAATCTGACTTCAGTAACCGGATAATTCTGAAATCACCAATTTGATTATGGTTGCCAACGTCATACGCCTATGCTAAAACAGCCGCGTTTGTCATTAGTTCTTGGTCATTTGTTTTACAGATTGCCGCCGCGATGCAATCGGGAACTGATGACCGGAACGGTTGAGAGATGACGCCTAAACACCCGAGTGACGCACCAACCAATTACACGCAGTTCACCGATAGCCAACTGGTTGTTGCCTGTCTTGAAAATGATGCGCTCGCCTGGGAAGCCTTGATTCATCGTTATCAACGGTTGATTTATTCGATTCCCATTAAGCACGGCTTTTCATCCGTTGATGCCGCTGATGTCTTTCAATCGGTCTGCTTGATTCTGCTGAAAAATCTCGCTGCTTTACGCAAACAGGAAAAACTTTATTCATGGTTGATGACCACCACGACACGCGAATGCTGGCGCGTCGCTGCACGCTGGCAACGCGACGCCTATGAACGCGAAGGCGATGAGGTGACCGGTAGAT encodes the following:
- a CDS encoding S8 family serine peptidase — its product is MSTQITQQMQASGVAKVLVFLKPQVKGSTSAIRSSLENHFVRSERSQTTALAESLGVKPSSVPTMRYYPNLGVALGTVDRDGLAALKADAAVEKVGGAPQIRLIRPVKTATASLSIAITWGIKALEIPQLWNQGLTGKGVLVGHLDTGVDGKHAALKNALVDFTEFDLLGKEVMPKPKAYDSEDHGTHTAATIAGRAVSGKSVGVAPQADLASALVIEGGDVIARVLGGMNWAVGKGIRVLSMSLGFPGYWDDFLQLTKVLRARGVLPVFAVGNEYAGTSRSPGNYAQAVSVGALDKHNQVADFSSSQIFKRKKDPIVPDLVAPGVDTISAKPGGGYQLMSGTSMATPHIAGLAALLWQAKPTATVSQIEKAIFASCTLPQGMSNLRANRGIPNAPKALAAL
- a CDS encoding sigma-70 family RNA polymerase sigma factor: MTPKHPSDAPTNYTQFTDSQLVVACLENDALAWEALIHRYQRLIYSIPIKHGFSSVDAADVFQSVCLILLKNLAALRKQEKLYSWLMTTTTRECWRVAARWQRDAYEREGDEVTGRLEEAAIIEPLAEDEQLALERQHLVREAIARLSERCRQLITLLFYSQDEPAYAEISRRLHIPVASIGPTRARCLQKLKKDLQNIF